The following proteins come from a genomic window of Aphelocoma coerulescens isolate FSJ_1873_10779 chromosome 18, UR_Acoe_1.0, whole genome shotgun sequence:
- the TTYH2 gene encoding protein tweety homolog 2: protein MGPGRADYLAPWWAAWLHGLPHRGPRLQPVPSTFRPQDPDYQQSLLFLGLVAAVCLGLNLLFLTVYLICLCCCKRDQDPETKRPHSCCVTWMAVTAGLICCAAVGVGFYGNSETNDGVFQLLYALDHANQTLTGIDSLVASTTLQMQGGLEQHLARLNELLASRGDYVQTLKFTQQLAGSIVLQLQGLPAWRGVSADLTELSGQVAYVEYYRWLAYLLFFILVLTVCLLACLGLAKHSRCLLVTMLCCGLLMLVLSWASMAVDTAAAVGTSDFCVAPNKFIMNQTDDEISAEVVHYYLYCDQSLSSPFQQALTVFQRSLTTMQIQIQGLIQYALPLFPTAKKDLLGVQQLLNSSETSLHQLTALLDCRGLHKDYLDGLIGICYDGVEGLLYLGLFSLLAAAAFSTVICAAPRAWKQLAGRDRDYDDMDEEDPFNPQARRIATHRPPRGQLRSFCSYSSSLGSQSSLQPPAQTVSNAPVSEYMNQAVLFGGNPRYENVPLIGRGSPPPTYSPSMRATYLAVTDEHLRHRGDFPA from the exons ATGGGGCCCGGCCGCGCCGATTACCTGGCGCCCTGGTGGGCGGCCTGGCTGCACGGGCTCCCGCACCGCGGCCCGCGCCTGCAGCCCGTGCCCAGCACCTTCCGCCCGCAGGACCCCGACTACCAGCAG tCGCTGCTTTTCCTGGGCTTGGTGGCCGCTGTGTGCCTCGGCCTcaacctcctcttcctcaccgtGTACCTgatctgcctgtgctgctgcaagagGGACCAGGACCCCGAGACCAAGCGGCCCCACTCGTGCTGTGTCACCTGGATGGCCGTCACCGCCGGGCTCATCTGCTG TGCGGCCGTTGGCGTCGGCTTCTACGGGAACAGCGAGACCAACGACGGGGTTTTCCAGCTGCTCTACGCCCTGGACCACGCCAACCAGACCCTCACCGGCATCGACTCCCTG GTTGCCAGCACCACGCTGCAGATGCagggagggctggagcagcacctGGCGCGGCTGAACGAGCTCCTGGCCTCGCGGGGGGATTACGTGCAGACCCTCAAGTTCACGCAGCAGCTGGCCGGCAGCATcgtcctgcagctgcaggggctgccgGCCTGGCGGGGCGTCAGTGCTGACCTCACCGAGCTGTCGGGACAGGTCGCCTACGTCGAGTATTACCG GTGGCTGGCTTACCTGCTCTTCTTCATCCTCGTCCTCACCGTCTGCCTGCTGGCCTGCCTGGGGCTGGCCAAGCACTCCCGCTGCCTCCTGGTCAC GATGCTGTGCTGCGGGCTCCTCATGCTCGTCCTCAGCTGGGCCTCCATGGCTGTGGACACGGCGGCCGCGGTG ggCACCAGCGACTTCTGCGTGGCCCCGAACAAGTTCATCATGAACCAGACGGACGATGAGATCAGCGCAG AGGTGGTTCATTATTACCTGTACTGTGACCAGAGCCTGAGCAGCCCCTTCCAGCAG GCTCTCACCGTGTTCCAGCGCTCGCTGACCACCATGCAGATCCAGATCCAGGGGCTCATCCAGTATGCACTGCCCCTCTTCCCGACAGCCAAG AAAGACCTGCTGGgggtccagcagctcctcaacTCCTCAGAGACCAGCCTGCACCAGCTGACGGCCCTGCTGGACTGCCGGGGGCTGCACAAG GATTACCTGGATGGCCTCATCGGGATCTGCTACGACGGCGTGGAGGGGCTGCTCTACCTCGGGCTCTTCTCCCTGCTGGCGGCCGCCGCCTTCTCCACTGTgatctgcgcggccccgcgcgccTGGAAGCAGCTGGCTGGGCG GGACCGGGACTACGATGACATGGACGAGGAGGACCCCTTCAACCCGCAGGCCCGGCGCATCGCCACGCACCGCCCGCCCCGGGGGCAGCTGCGCAGCTTCTGCAGctacagcagcagcctgggcagccagagcagcctccAGCCCCCGGCACAGACCGTGTCCAACGCCCCCGTCTCCGAGTACAT GAACCAGGCCGTGCTCTTCGGAGGGAACCCCCGCTACGAGAACGTGCCCCTCATTGGCagggggtctcctccccccacg tacTCCCCGAGCATGAGAGCCACGTACCTGGCGGTCACCGATGAGCACCTCCGGCACCGCGGCGACTTCCCGGCCTAG
- the RPL38 gene encoding large ribosomal subunit protein eL38, producing the protein MPRKIEEIKDFLLTARRKDAKSVKIKKNKDNVKFKVRCSRYLYTLVITDKEKAEKLKQSLPPGLAVKELK; encoded by the exons ATG CCTCGCAAGATTGAGGAGATCAAGGACTTCCTGCTGACGGCGCGGCGGAAGGACGCCAAGT CTGTCAAGATCAAGAAGAACAAGGACAATGTGAAGTTCAAGGTGCGCTGCAGCCGGTACCTCTACACCCTGGTCATCACCGACAAGGAGAAGGCCGAGAAGCTGAAGCAGTCCCTGCCCCCAG GTCTGGCCGTGAAGGAGCTGAAATGA